In the Mesorhizobium sp. M1D.F.Ca.ET.043.01.1.1 genome, GTATATTCACCAGTCGGTATACTTGACGGGTGAACGAAAAGGTCAATCACACCAGGAAGCGCCTTGTCGACGCGGCGGCGAAGCTGTTCTATGCCGAAGGCATCGGCCGGGTCAGCGTCGATGCCGTGGCGGAGAAGGCGGGGCTTACCAAGCGCACGCTCTACTACCACTTCAAGAGCAAGGACGAGCTGATCACGGCCTATCTCGACAGCCGCGACCAGCCGAACCTCAAGCAGATGGCCGACTGGTTCGAGGCTGCGGAAGGCGGCGCGGACAAAAAGGTCACGGCGATCTTCACCCATCTGGCGCGCGTGGCGCGGCACGTCAAATGGAAAGGCTGCGGCTTTCTGCGCACGGCTGCCGAACTCGCCGCGATGCCTGGACATCCGGCGGTCAAGGCCGGCTCGCGCCACAAGAGCAATTTCGAGAAATGGCTGGCGGGCGAGCTTTCAAGCCATGGCGTGCGCGAGCCGAAGATGCTGGCGCGCGAGATCGTGCTTCTGATGGACGGCGCCTTTTCCAGCATGCTGATCCATCACGATCCCGACTACATCACCGCCGCCGGCCACGCCGCCGCGACGCTGGTGCGGGCGCGGATGGCAGCGCCGGCGTAGACTTCGAACCGGCGGAGCGCGGCAGCGTCCCTCGCGCGCCAGATGCCATGTTGGAGGCTTGGCCGGGTTCGTCGCCAACGGGCAGCTCTGACGCCCTGGACCAAAAAACCTGGAAAGGATTAGGGCCAGTCCGCCTGACTTGGATGGTGCAATGCAG is a window encoding:
- a CDS encoding TetR/AcrR family transcriptional regulator; amino-acid sequence: MNEKVNHTRKRLVDAAAKLFYAEGIGRVSVDAVAEKAGLTKRTLYYHFKSKDELITAYLDSRDQPNLKQMADWFEAAEGGADKKVTAIFTHLARVARHVKWKGCGFLRTAAELAAMPGHPAVKAGSRHKSNFEKWLAGELSSHGVREPKMLAREIVLLMDGAFSSMLIHHDPDYITAAGHAAATLVRARMAAPA